Proteins from one Oryza sativa Japonica Group chromosome 12, ASM3414082v1 genomic window:
- the LOC4352640 gene encoding metal transporter Nramp6 — MAPLPAAATATASSAATPADDEAHSLLPSTPSNEEDDDDLEERAYEATEKVIVSISDFPDADDDEEESGLATSTAASGIPPFSWRKLWLFTGPGFLMSIAFLDPGNLEGDLQAGAVAGDTLLWLLLWATSMGLLVQLLAARVGVATGRHLAELCRDEYPSWARRALWLMAEVAMVGADIQEVIGSAIAIKILSRGFLPLWAGVVITALDCFIFLSLENYGVRKLEAVFAILIATMAVSFAWMFTDTKPNMKNLFIGILVPKLSSRTIRQAVGVVGCVIMPHNVFLHSALVQSRKIDPNKEHQVREALRYYSIESTIALAVSFMINLFVTTVFAKGFYGTKEAGNIGLENAGQYLQEKFGGGFFPILYIWGIGLLAAGQSSTITGTYAGQFIMGGFLNLKLKKWIRSLITRSFAIVPTIIVALFFDKSDSLDVLNEWLNVLQSIQIPFALIPLITLVSKEKVMGVFKIGRNTQAVTWTVATLLITINGYLLLDFFSSEIRGLLSGSILCVAVLAYASFVLYLILRGTELPNQIITTIRKSFS; from the exons ATGgcccccctccccgccgccgccaccgccaccgcctcctccgccgccacccccgccgacgacgaggcccactccctcctcccttccacCCCCTCCAAcgaggaggatgacgacgacCTCGAGGAGCGCGCCTACGAGGCGACCGAGAAGGTCATCGTCTCGATCTCGGACTtccccgacgccgacgacgacgaggaggagtcCGGGctcgccacctccaccgccgcctcgggGATCCCGCCCTTCTCGTGGAGGAAGCTGTGGCTGTTCACGGGGCCGGGGTTCCTCATGAGCATCGCGTTCCTCGACCCGGGGAACCTCGAGGGGGACCTGCAGGCCGGGGCGGTGGCCGGGGACACGCTGCTGTGGCTGCTCCTGTGGGCGACCTCCATGGGCCTCCTCGTCCAGCTGCTCGCCGCCAGGGTGGGCGTCGCCACGGGGAGGCACCTCGCCGAGCTCTGCCGCGACGAGTACCCCTCCTGGGCGCGCCGCGCGCTGTGGCTCATGGCCGAGGTCGCCATGGTCGGGGCCGACATCCAGGAGGTGATCGGCAGCGCCATCGCCATCAAGATCCTCAGCCGCGGCTTCCTCCCTCTCTGGGCCGGCGTCGTCATCACCGCCTTGGATTG tttcatTTTTTTGTCTCTTGAAAACTACGGGGTGAGGAAATTAGAAGCTGTATTTGCGATTCTAATTGCGACTATGGCTGTCTCCTTTGCATGGATGTTTACTGATACCAAGCCAAACATGAAGAACCTGTTCATAG GTATTTTGGTCCCAAAATTGAGCTCCAGGACAATAAGACAAGCAGTTGGGGTTGTTGGATGTGTTATCATGCCACACAATGTGTTTCTCCATTCAGCGCTTGTTCAGTCGAGAAAAATAGACCCAAACAAGGAACACCAAGTCCGTGAAGCGTTGAGATACTATTCAATAGAGTCAACCATCGCCTTGGCTGTGTCCTTCATGATAAATCTCTTTGTAACAACTGTTTTTGCGAAAGGATTTTATGGCACAAAAGAAGCTGGTAATATTGGCCTTGAAAATGCTGGACAGTATCTACAGGAGAAGTTTGGTGGAGGGTTTTTCCCTATCCTCTACATTTGGGGAATTGGACTATTAGCTGCGGGGCAGAGTAGTACCATAACGGGAACATATGCTGGACAGTTTATAATGGGTGGATTTTTGAACTTGAAGTTGAAAAAATGGATCAGGTCACTCATCACCCGAAGCTTTGCGATTGTGCCAACGATAATTGTCGCACTCTTCTTCGATAAATCGGATTCGCTGGATGTTCTAAACGAGTGGCTAAATGTGCTTCAATCAATTCAGATCCCTTTTGCCCTGATTCCGCTGATAACTTTGGTTTCCAAGGAGAAAGTTATGGGGGTATTTAAAATAGGTCGAAATACTCAA GCTGTGACCTGGACAGTGGCGACACTATTGATCACGATCAATGGCTATCTCTTGCTGGATTTCTTCTCTTCAGAAATAAGAGGCCTATTATCTGGCTCAATTCTCTGCGTGGCAGTACTTGCTTATGCTTCTTTTGTATTGTATCTCATCCTGCGGGGTACCGAGCTGCCAAATCAGATCATCACAACTATACGCAAGAGTTTTTCATGA